One genomic window of Vibrio ziniensis includes the following:
- a CDS encoding DUF3450 domain-containing protein: protein MNLLKPSFILISAAMALPIHANTLDDAKAIQNKTNAASAASQQKIDKSSNAAIELQAEIEQLSEQVKNLEVYRNHLQALVDNQQQEMVSLDKQIEEIKDTRQGIVPLMYQMIDGLQTTLEQDKPIRLQARTERLEQLKSLMPRADVSDAEKFRRILEAYQIEMDYGRKLGSYQGQVALSDNDSVDADILYLGRVALIARNPNATQYWTWNQAQKQWQGLDSSYKTNLDTAYSLASKQIAPTLVTLPVSLVNAEAN, encoded by the coding sequence ATGAATCTTTTAAAACCCAGTTTTATCCTTATTTCCGCAGCAATGGCTTTACCCATTCATGCCAATACGCTTGACGATGCGAAAGCGATTCAAAATAAAACCAACGCGGCTTCCGCTGCCAGTCAGCAAAAAATCGACAAGAGTTCGAATGCTGCAATTGAGCTTCAAGCTGAAATCGAACAGTTAAGCGAGCAAGTAAAGAACTTAGAAGTTTATCGAAACCACTTACAGGCATTGGTTGATAACCAGCAACAAGAAATGGTGAGCTTGGATAAACAAATTGAAGAGATCAAAGATACTCGTCAGGGCATTGTTCCTCTTATGTATCAGATGATTGATGGTCTGCAAACCACACTTGAGCAAGACAAGCCAATTCGTTTACAAGCGCGTACCGAACGTCTTGAGCAGCTAAAGTCTCTTATGCCGAGAGCCGATGTCAGCGATGCAGAGAAATTCAGAAGAATTCTCGAAGCCTACCAAATTGAAATGGACTACGGACGTAAGCTAGGTTCATACCAAGGTCAAGTTGCGTTGAGTGACAACGATTCTGTTGATGCGGATATCTTATATTTGGGGCGTGTAGCGTTAATTGCTCGAAATCCAAATGCCACACAATACTGGACTTGGAATCAAGCACAGAAACAATGGCAAGGTTTAGATAGCAGTTATAAAACTAACCTTGATACTGCGTATAGTTTAGCATCTAAACAGATTGCACCAACGCTTGTTACTCTCCCTGTATCGCTTGTTAATGCGGAGGCAAATTAA
- a CDS encoding patatin-like phospholipase family protein — protein MAGQKALVVEGGAMRGIFASGVLDSFMELNHRPYDFVMGVSAGASNLVGYLSNQPLRSYQVITQLATSSRFYNPGRFLRGGDLVDVRWLIDEANERYPINEEALFSSIPFYAAATNIETGKPDYYQITPDNFVTAIEATSALPIVYKKTPCFDGQCYTDGGVSDSIPVKEAYRRGARDITVVLSHPESYEMPKVKSEWMMKKLFARYPEVAKSVTARAEKYNGSLEFIRNPPKDANIRVIAPPEHFAVKRLTMNKGALDHGYSMGLIAGRMHVHSLK, from the coding sequence ATGGCAGGACAAAAGGCGTTAGTAGTAGAAGGTGGGGCAATGCGCGGCATTTTTGCCAGTGGCGTTCTTGATTCATTTATGGAATTAAACCACCGTCCATACGATTTCGTTATGGGAGTCTCTGCTGGTGCTTCAAATCTTGTCGGCTATTTGTCTAATCAACCTCTACGCAGTTATCAAGTGATAACTCAACTTGCTACTAGCAGTCGTTTTTATAACCCTGGCCGTTTCCTAAGAGGCGGTGACTTAGTTGATGTTCGATGGCTAATTGATGAAGCAAATGAGCGTTACCCGATCAACGAAGAAGCGCTGTTCTCGTCAATTCCTTTTTATGCAGCTGCCACTAACATCGAGACGGGCAAGCCTGATTACTATCAAATTACTCCGGATAATTTTGTAACAGCGATAGAAGCCACCTCTGCGTTGCCTATTGTCTACAAGAAAACCCCTTGTTTCGATGGGCAGTGCTATACCGATGGTGGCGTGTCTGACTCTATTCCAGTGAAAGAAGCTTATCGTCGTGGTGCACGTGATATCACTGTTGTTCTTTCTCATCCAGAAAGTTATGAGATGCCCAAGGTTAAAAGTGAATGGATGATGAAAAAACTGTTTGCTCGCTATCCAGAAGTTGCTAAATCGGTTACCGCAAGGGCTGAGAAATACAATGGTTCGCTGGAGTTCATTCGTAACCCGCCTAAAGATGCGAACATTCGAGTTATCGCTCCACCTGAACATTTTGCAGTTAAACGTCTAACCATGAATAAAGGGGCATTAGATCATGGATACAGCATGGGTTTAATTGCTGGTCGTATGCACGTACACAGTTTGAAATAA
- a CDS encoding lactate/malate family dehydrogenase gives MKIGVIGAGAVGVGICNYLLTLGSVSELTILDRDVKRAEGEAYDFRHTAALTFSKNTRITPTDDYMELIGADIVVITAGAQIQQGQTRMDIAEINAKIGVDIAKKIERVAPKAILIVVTNPCDIVTHSIVANTGYSPQRVISSGCVIDTARLMAIVAQRVNLDPKNVFGYVLGEHGSECFTPKSLISIAGQPADYYCDSNNIPRIDADELLESVKQAGFEIFKRKNNTVHGIAASVFRIIQAIMINEHSVLPVGTLLRGEYGYKDVVLSLPAVIGKNGVEKILIHPFTDEEKQRLDEITTNLRNQMVNVAKLTGLSY, from the coding sequence ATGAAAATTGGTGTTATTGGTGCTGGCGCAGTTGGAGTAGGTATCTGTAACTACTTATTAACTCTAGGTAGTGTGAGTGAGCTGACTATACTTGACCGCGATGTGAAACGTGCGGAAGGGGAAGCATACGATTTTAGACATACAGCGGCGCTGACTTTCTCGAAGAACACGCGTATTACGCCAACCGACGATTATATGGAATTGATTGGTGCTGATATTGTCGTGATCACTGCCGGTGCTCAAATTCAGCAAGGGCAAACACGTATGGATATAGCGGAAATCAACGCAAAGATTGGCGTTGATATCGCAAAGAAGATCGAGCGTGTCGCGCCTAAAGCGATTTTGATTGTAGTCACCAATCCATGTGACATTGTCACTCATAGCATCGTTGCGAATACGGGCTACAGCCCACAGCGTGTTATTTCCTCTGGTTGTGTGATTGATACTGCTCGCCTGATGGCGATTGTCGCGCAGCGGGTTAACTTAGACCCCAAAAACGTATTTGGCTATGTATTAGGTGAACACGGTAGTGAATGTTTCACACCTAAGAGCTTGATCAGTATTGCTGGTCAGCCTGCAGACTACTACTGTGATTCCAATAATATCCCGCGAATCGATGCAGATGAGCTTCTGGAATCGGTTAAGCAAGCAGGTTTCGAAATCTTTAAACGCAAGAACAATACAGTTCATGGTATTGCTGCCAGCGTTTTCCGTATTATCCAAGCGATCATGATCAACGAACATTCAGTGCTTCCAGTGGGTACTTTATTGCGCGGTGAATACGGCTATAAGGATGTTGTTCTTAGTCTGCCTGCTGTTATAGGTAAGAATGGGGTAGAGAAGATACTTATTCACCCATTTACTGACGAAGAGAAACAGCGTCTGGACGAGATCACAACCAATCTTCGTAACCAGATGGTCAATGTCGCTAAGTTGACCGGTTTAAGTTATTAA
- a CDS encoding extracellular solute-binding protein, with amino-acid sequence MNKLWVAGLLTATVSGTSFAATEITWWHAMGGQLGETVNKIASDFNASQTEYKITPVFKGSYTETLTAGIASYRAGKSPNILQVFDAGAATIMNAPGVAKPVQDIMVDAGYPFSAQDYLAGVRNFYADNNGKMVGMPFNSSTPVLYYNKDILAKVGAEAPQTYEQLEALAEKLKAKGYVAFSESHTPWIMFENFKSRHNLPLSDKENGYQALSSKIMFNTKDMVMHFNKLKEWSDKGYFKYYGSDWDANQTPFERQEVAMWMGSSGSFGGLRNRVKFELGTTYLPYWEKLNNKGVHTFIGGAALFALSGHSKDEDKGVANFFAYLTKPEVQMYWHKTTGYVPVTNAAYELTKQSGYYNEQPDAEVGVKQLSLASGEWNKGYRLGFYPQIREVMHREFDNIFAGRSTVQASLDKVEDESDKLLDRFARTVK; translated from the coding sequence ATGAATAAGCTATGGGTAGCAGGGTTGCTTACAGCAACTGTTTCAGGAACTTCTTTTGCAGCAACTGAAATTACGTGGTGGCACGCAATGGGTGGACAACTGGGCGAGACGGTAAACAAAATCGCTTCAGACTTTAACGCCTCACAAACTGAATACAAAATCACGCCTGTATTTAAAGGTTCGTACACAGAAACACTGACTGCAGGTATCGCTTCATACCGCGCTGGCAAATCACCAAACATTCTTCAAGTGTTTGATGCCGGCGCTGCGACAATCATGAATGCACCGGGCGTAGCAAAACCAGTTCAGGACATTATGGTTGATGCAGGTTACCCGTTCTCTGCGCAAGACTATCTTGCCGGTGTGCGTAACTTTTACGCAGATAACAACGGTAAGATGGTTGGTATGCCATTTAACAGCTCTACCCCAGTTCTTTACTACAACAAAGATATCCTAGCGAAAGTCGGTGCAGAAGCTCCGCAAACTTACGAACAACTTGAAGCGCTTGCTGAAAAACTAAAAGCAAAAGGCTATGTAGCATTCTCAGAATCACATACCCCTTGGATCATGTTCGAAAACTTTAAGTCTCGCCATAACCTACCGCTATCTGATAAAGAAAATGGCTACCAAGCACTCTCTTCGAAAATCATGTTTAACACTAAAGACATGGTGATGCATTTCAACAAACTGAAAGAATGGTCAGATAAAGGTTATTTCAAATATTACGGCAGTGACTGGGACGCAAACCAAACACCGTTCGAACGCCAAGAAGTGGCTATGTGGATGGGTTCATCTGGTTCATTCGGTGGTTTACGTAACCGCGTGAAATTTGAATTGGGTACGACGTATCTACCTTACTGGGAAAAACTGAATAACAAAGGCGTTCATACTTTCATTGGCGGCGCAGCGTTATTCGCGTTAAGTGGTCACAGTAAAGATGAAGATAAAGGAGTCGCTAACTTCTTTGCTTACCTAACCAAACCTGAAGTCCAAATGTACTGGCACAAAACAACTGGCTATGTGCCGGTGACTAATGCAGCTTACGAACTTACCAAGCAATCTGGCTACTATAACGAACAACCTGATGCTGAAGTTGGTGTTAAACAACTTAGCTTGGCTTCGGGAGAATGGAACAAAGGCTACCGTTTAGGTTTCTATCCACAAATCCGTGAAGTTATGCACCGTGAGTTTGACAACATTTTCGCGGGTCGTTCAACGGTTCAGGCAAGTCTGGACAAAGTAGAAGACGAAAGCGATAAGCTACTGGATCGTTTTGCTCGTACAGTGAAATAA
- a CDS encoding ExbD/TolR family protein, with amino-acid sequence MRLGRRQSQQEEAQIDLTSMLDIVFIMLIFFIVTSSFVRESGVEVNRPTASNVVSQKDAGIFVAITSANDIYIDKRQVDVERVQATLEHLLLEQPEASLVIQADEHAYNGTVVQVMDAAKGAGVKSIALAAEKR; translated from the coding sequence ATGAGACTCGGTCGACGTCAATCTCAGCAAGAAGAGGCACAAATAGATCTAACTTCTATGCTGGATATCGTATTTATCATGTTGATTTTTTTCATCGTGACCAGCTCTTTTGTACGTGAATCGGGTGTGGAAGTTAATCGGCCTACAGCTTCAAACGTTGTCAGTCAAAAAGATGCTGGAATCTTCGTAGCAATTACATCTGCAAATGACATCTACATTGATAAACGCCAAGTCGATGTGGAGCGCGTACAAGCCACACTTGAGCATTTGCTATTGGAACAGCCTGAAGCATCTTTAGTGATTCAAGCTGACGAGCACGCATACAATGGAACGGTTGTTCAGGTGATGGATGCCGCTAAAGGCGCTGGTGTGAAGAGTATTGCGCTCGCTGCGGAGAAGCGTTAA
- a CDS encoding MotA/TolQ/ExbB proton channel family protein: MQANWFTSFNNLFLPLTEFMDQGGAVLWWLAAVVAVCWLLVVERIIYLVFTFPKQRKHWIDLWHQRTEHNSWHAHAIKQGWIGQAHIALTQNLNVIKVMVAICPMLGLLGTVTGMISVFDVMATQGSSDPKLMASGISLATLPTMAGMVAALAGMFVHARLVKTCRLFEMKLEKSLRSQL; the protein is encoded by the coding sequence ATGCAAGCTAACTGGTTTACGTCATTCAATAATCTGTTTTTACCACTGACCGAATTTATGGATCAGGGGGGTGCAGTATTGTGGTGGCTTGCTGCGGTTGTAGCAGTGTGTTGGCTGTTGGTCGTTGAACGTATTATCTATCTGGTGTTTACCTTTCCTAAGCAGCGTAAACACTGGATAGATCTTTGGCACCAACGCACGGAACACAACTCTTGGCATGCTCACGCCATCAAACAAGGTTGGATAGGGCAAGCTCATATTGCTTTAACTCAGAACCTCAACGTTATCAAAGTGATGGTTGCAATTTGCCCGATGTTGGGTTTGCTAGGCACAGTTACTGGGATGATCTCGGTTTTTGATGTGATGGCAACGCAAGGCAGCAGCGATCCGAAATTGATGGCTTCAGGTATTTCATTGGCAACACTGCCCACTATGGCTGGAATGGTTGCGGCTTTGGCAGGCATGTTTGTTCATGCGCGTCTAGTGAAAACGTGTCGTCTATTTGAAATGAAATTAGAAAAATCTTTAAGGAGTCAGCTATGA
- a CDS encoding MotA/TolQ/ExbB proton channel family protein has protein sequence MNMKNKFAPLLYAALVIGVNAPVVAANDIVSQAKTENTAQRSHDAKREAEFKLTEQQLKDKKAQLLAQRNSLQSQADKLSAEFSKNEDSLARLEEKLRLETGSLGEIFGVVRQNAKEIQGDLSQSVTGVDRQTNANVIEEIVAAKSLPSMKQLTGLWQAMQEQVIASSEVSTTNVTLIDGEGRKQTVPATRIGAFGLVSEQGYLQWNNGRKDAVAYQVQPENAPTLNSLNTLENGNVASVVLDPSHGILLEQLALTPTLGQRLEAGGVVGKIILGLLVIGLIIALYRGASLAIARQKIAAQLKNPQQPGNNPLGRVLSVHDKEKHRTVEALELRLLEAVVDEQTGLEKGLSMLKLLAALAPMLGLLGTVTGMIETFQVITQFGNGDPKVMAGGISMALVTTVLGLVAAMPLLLAHNILSSQAENIRNILEKQGIGLVAEQAERESSEAVSAKMVNAA, from the coding sequence ATTAACATGAAGAACAAATTTGCTCCGTTATTATATGCAGCTTTAGTTATTGGCGTTAACGCTCCTGTTGTTGCAGCGAACGATATTGTCAGCCAAGCAAAAACGGAAAACACGGCACAACGCAGTCACGATGCAAAGCGTGAAGCGGAATTTAAGCTCACTGAACAGCAACTCAAAGACAAAAAAGCGCAACTCTTGGCACAGCGTAATAGTCTTCAAAGCCAAGCTGACAAGCTTTCTGCTGAGTTTTCTAAAAATGAGGATTCACTTGCTCGCTTGGAAGAGAAACTGCGCTTAGAAACGGGAAGCCTGGGTGAGATTTTTGGCGTTGTTCGTCAAAACGCTAAAGAGATCCAAGGTGATCTTTCACAATCAGTTACAGGTGTTGATCGCCAAACTAACGCAAATGTGATTGAAGAGATTGTTGCTGCGAAGTCTTTACCATCAATGAAACAGCTCACTGGTTTATGGCAAGCAATGCAAGAACAAGTCATAGCAAGCAGTGAAGTATCAACAACAAACGTCACACTAATTGATGGAGAAGGACGTAAGCAAACCGTTCCAGCTACACGTATTGGTGCATTTGGATTGGTTTCAGAGCAAGGTTACTTACAGTGGAACAACGGTCGTAAAGATGCGGTTGCTTATCAGGTTCAACCAGAAAATGCTCCAACCTTAAACTCATTGAATACACTGGAAAACGGGAACGTTGCTTCGGTGGTATTAGATCCTTCTCATGGGATTTTGCTTGAGCAACTAGCACTTACACCAACATTAGGTCAGCGTCTTGAAGCTGGCGGTGTAGTTGGGAAAATCATTCTAGGGCTATTAGTAATTGGTTTGATTATCGCTTTGTATCGTGGTGCCTCTTTGGCTATCGCTCGACAAAAGATAGCTGCCCAGCTTAAGAATCCACAGCAACCTGGTAATAACCCGCTTGGTCGTGTGTTATCGGTACACGATAAAGAAAAGCATCGTACTGTAGAAGCTTTAGAGCTGCGTTTATTGGAAGCAGTTGTTGACGAGCAAACGGGCTTAGAGAAAGGTCTGTCAATGCTGAAACTGTTAGCAGCACTAGCACCGATGCTTGGATTACTCGGAACTGTGACGGGTATGATTGAGACTTTCCAAGTCATTACTCAGTTTGGTAATGGTGATCCTAAAGTGATGGCTGGTGGTATTTCTATGGCACTAGTAACCACCGTACTTGGTTTAGTTGCTGCGATGCCACTACTGTTAGCGCACAATATCTTGAGCTCACAGGCAGAGAACATTCGAAATATCTTAGAGAAGCAGGGCATCGGTTTAGTTGCAGAGCAAGCTGAACGGGAAAGCAGTGAAGCGGTTTCTGCCAAAATGGTCAATGCGGCGTAA
- a CDS encoding tetratricopeptide repeat protein, with protein MKRIIVSLLLLVSTSSVTNRMAVAAELSQYAANKAMKANQLAQEDKLSQAIETLKTADVSRGYDKAYFSRMLGVFYWQNEQIKPAINALEQAVASGELKDDQGWLTERMLADLLLMNQQFKQALPHYYQLSKNIPQTQNASELWLRISQVHYQIEQWQKTLNAIAEYDKYKQPDAVTPLSVKLGAQLQLERWEEAIPTLKKLINLEPERSNWWLQLVNLELRTGKKKDALSSLGLAQLQKIELSDADLRLLAQLYAHNGIPERAGLVLEQLKDAQTNVDLITERAFYWQRAKEWDKAIDTWALAAKFDGKYHWNIAQILMQQARYDDALSELDNVKEKGKQAQVALARTKALYKLNQLEPALIEAKKANNIEPSDEAKSWIKYLTQLRKAKDNQTS; from the coding sequence ATGAAACGAATAATCGTCAGTCTATTGTTGCTGGTATCCACTTCGAGTGTAACAAACCGTATGGCTGTTGCTGCCGAACTAAGCCAATATGCTGCAAATAAAGCAATGAAAGCTAACCAGCTAGCGCAGGAAGACAAATTGTCTCAAGCGATCGAGACGCTAAAAACCGCTGATGTTTCTCGTGGCTATGATAAAGCGTACTTCTCTCGAATGTTGGGCGTTTTCTACTGGCAGAATGAGCAAATTAAACCGGCCATTAATGCGCTAGAACAAGCGGTAGCTAGCGGTGAATTAAAAGATGACCAGGGTTGGCTAACAGAACGTATGTTGGCTGATTTATTGTTAATGAATCAACAATTTAAGCAAGCTCTGCCTCATTACTATCAGCTGAGCAAAAATATCCCACAGACGCAAAATGCAAGCGAACTATGGTTGCGCATTAGTCAAGTACACTACCAAATTGAACAATGGCAAAAAACGCTGAACGCAATTGCGGAGTATGACAAATATAAACAGCCTGACGCAGTTACTCCATTGTCAGTAAAGTTAGGTGCGCAGCTTCAACTAGAACGCTGGGAAGAGGCCATCCCAACGCTCAAGAAGTTAATCAATCTAGAACCGGAGCGTAGCAACTGGTGGTTACAATTGGTGAATCTGGAATTGAGAACCGGCAAGAAAAAAGATGCATTGAGTAGTTTGGGTTTAGCTCAATTGCAAAAAATCGAATTGAGTGATGCAGATTTACGTTTATTGGCTCAGCTCTATGCCCATAACGGCATCCCTGAGCGAGCTGGTCTTGTATTAGAGCAATTGAAAGATGCCCAAACAAATGTTGATTTGATTACAGAACGCGCTTTCTATTGGCAGCGTGCAAAAGAATGGGATAAAGCCATTGACACTTGGGCATTAGCTGCGAAATTTGACGGTAAGTACCACTGGAACATCGCTCAGATCTTAATGCAGCAAGCTCGTTACGATGATGCACTATCTGAATTGGATAACGTAAAAGAGAAAGGTAAACAAGCTCAAGTTGCCTTAGCCCGTACTAAAGCGTTATACAAACTCAACCAACTTGAACCAGCACTGATTGAAGCTAAGAAAGCTAACAATATTGAACCTTCGGATGAAGCAAAGAGCTGGATAAAGTATTTAACTCAGCTGCGAAAAGCAAAAGACAACCAAACATCGTAA
- a CDS encoding energy transducer TonB yields the protein MLRLLFATPIAALISLSLFAFMAWMVDNGNQRAPKASQPLSFNMVMLEQENQVQRRQRSVPEQPELPEPPPQSPVSQKQTSVANTQQLSSVPSLGLDTAISGISINAPTFGDFGANQQAMPLHRVEPTYPARALQRGIEGYVVMSFTIDETGQPTDIQVVEAEPKRVFERDAIRALRNWKYQPKLLDGKAVTQPGQSVKLEFKLAK from the coding sequence ATGCTGCGTTTACTGTTTGCAACACCGATTGCTGCTCTTATCTCTTTAAGCCTGTTCGCCTTTATGGCTTGGATGGTTGATAACGGTAATCAACGTGCACCTAAAGCTAGCCAACCGCTTAGTTTTAACATGGTGATGTTAGAGCAGGAAAATCAGGTGCAGCGCAGACAACGAAGTGTTCCGGAGCAGCCAGAATTGCCAGAACCGCCTCCACAATCTCCTGTTTCGCAGAAACAGACTTCGGTGGCCAACACGCAACAGCTTTCTAGCGTTCCATCATTAGGTTTAGATACCGCAATTAGCGGTATTTCGATCAATGCTCCAACCTTTGGTGATTTTGGAGCTAACCAACAAGCTATGCCATTACATCGTGTAGAGCCAACATACCCAGCACGTGCTTTGCAAAGGGGGATTGAAGGCTATGTGGTCATGAGTTTCACCATCGATGAAACTGGGCAACCTACGGATATTCAAGTGGTAGAAGCAGAGCCGAAGAGAGTGTTTGAACGTGATGCAATACGGGCGTTGAGAAACTGGAAATACCAACCTAAGTTACTGGATGGTAAAGCGGTGACCCAACCGGGACAATCTGTGAAATTGGAGTTCAAGTTAGCCAAATGA
- a CDS encoding siderophore ferric iron reductase: MGLSTVHFEKLFVHARNITPYLDGNLVEHESSCLNHDLSTKSIEFLYTQIANRHPEAGQAYWLTRTWDLLCWQPVFVSFIAIYTQKALPDVATILQKQQHCFISGFSFMDHEWTHASRSALIKTAGELLSQLFENYREAINQWGRIRPGFTNHLLADQLLSCLVRLQELRPSYSNGAILQQAKLWLDAFNLPHKHISSLIVDVATDRLKVVRTSCCLVYKCEGRPLCANCPRLESNKANAAIAVQQVAA, encoded by the coding sequence ATGGGTTTATCCACAGTACATTTCGAAAAACTATTCGTTCATGCTCGAAACATCACACCCTATTTAGATGGCAACCTTGTTGAACATGAAAGTAGCTGTTTAAACCATGACTTGAGCACAAAGTCGATCGAATTTCTTTACACACAAATTGCAAATCGACATCCCGAAGCGGGTCAAGCTTATTGGTTGACTCGCACATGGGATTTGCTGTGTTGGCAACCCGTATTTGTCTCATTCATTGCAATTTATACACAAAAAGCCTTGCCAGATGTGGCGACGATTTTGCAGAAACAACAACACTGTTTTATTTCTGGTTTTAGTTTTATGGATCACGAATGGACGCATGCAAGTCGATCAGCCTTGATAAAAACAGCGGGTGAACTACTCTCTCAACTATTTGAAAACTATAGAGAGGCAATTAACCAGTGGGGCAGAATTCGTCCTGGGTTTACGAATCATCTACTCGCTGATCAGCTATTGAGTTGCTTAGTCCGCTTACAAGAACTCAGACCAAGTTATTCCAACGGCGCTATTTTGCAACAAGCCAAACTTTGGTTGGATGCTTTTAATCTTCCTCATAAACACATCAGTAGCTTAATAGTCGATGTAGCCACCGACCGCTTAAAAGTGGTCAGAACCAGTTGTTGCCTTGTATACAAATGTGAAGGGCGACCATTATGCGCAAATTGTCCACGTTTAGAGAGCAACAAGGCGAATGCTGCAATCGCAGTACAACAGGTCGCAGCTTAA
- a CDS encoding MATE family efflux transporter has product MQHYKNEIKKLVKLSTPVLIASIAQTGMSFVDTVMAGGVSAIDLAAVSVASSIWMPTILFGIGLLMALVPIVAQLNGSGRQHKIASEIHQGGFLALIVSIPTILVLLQASTILKLMEVEPLMAEKTIGYISAMIFAVPAFLLFQVLRSFAEGMSLTKPAMVIGFFGLLINIPLNWIFVYGKLGAPALGGVGCGVATLIVYWLMFLMLLFYVATSNRLAHVKLFAHFHKPHFKPQWRLFKLGLPVAAALFFEVTLFAVVAVALAPLGSLVVAAHQVSINFSSLIFMLPMSIGAAVSIRVGHSLGEENVQGAAVASHVGLFFGVATAIVTAAFTVVFREQVAHLYTDNREVIALSMQLLIFAGIYQCTDAIQVIAAGSLRGYKDMNAIFVRTFIAYWILGLPTGYTLAMTDLIVEPMGAKGFWIGFIVGLSSAAIMLSLRLLWIQKQDQQVQLDFASK; this is encoded by the coding sequence GTGCAACATTATAAAAATGAAATAAAAAAATTAGTAAAGTTATCAACGCCAGTTCTTATTGCTTCCATCGCTCAAACCGGTATGAGTTTCGTAGATACCGTTATGGCTGGTGGTGTAAGTGCAATCGACTTAGCTGCTGTCTCTGTCGCTTCCAGCATTTGGATGCCTACCATTCTGTTTGGTATTGGCCTTTTAATGGCACTGGTACCAATAGTTGCCCAGCTCAATGGTTCAGGCAGACAGCATAAAATTGCGTCTGAAATTCATCAGGGGGGATTTTTAGCTTTAATTGTTTCTATTCCAACAATCTTAGTATTACTGCAAGCCAGTACTATTTTAAAGCTGATGGAAGTTGAACCATTAATGGCTGAAAAAACCATTGGTTACATCAGTGCAATGATCTTCGCTGTACCTGCTTTTTTGCTATTCCAAGTATTGCGTAGCTTTGCAGAAGGTATGTCATTAACCAAACCAGCCATGGTCATTGGCTTCTTTGGTCTATTGATTAACATACCTCTAAACTGGATCTTCGTTTACGGTAAGCTAGGCGCTCCTGCCTTAGGTGGCGTTGGTTGTGGTGTAGCAACCTTGATCGTGTACTGGCTGATGTTTCTGATGTTGCTGTTCTACGTGGCAACTTCAAATCGACTTGCTCACGTGAAACTGTTCGCTCACTTTCATAAACCGCATTTCAAACCTCAATGGCGTTTATTCAAGCTGGGTTTACCTGTAGCCGCGGCTTTGTTTTTCGAAGTCACTTTATTCGCTGTGGTAGCAGTCGCTTTAGCTCCTTTGGGCTCTTTGGTCGTAGCTGCACATCAGGTTTCTATTAACTTTTCATCATTAATTTTCATGTTACCGATGAGCATCGGTGCAGCCGTTTCTATCCGTGTGGGACACTCGCTCGGTGAAGAAAACGTTCAAGGCGCAGCGGTTGCATCCCATGTTGGGCTGTTTTTTGGCGTTGCTACCGCTATAGTTACTGCGGCTTTCACTGTGGTCTTCCGTGAACAGGTAGCGCATCTTTACACGGATAATAGAGAGGTTATTGCCCTATCTATGCAGCTGCTTATTTTTGCTGGTATCTATCAATGTACTGACGCAATACAAGTTATCGCGGCTGGTTCGTTACGCGGATATAAAGATATGAACGCAATTTTTGTTCGTACTTTTATTGCTTACTGGATCTTGGGATTACCTACGGGATATACCTTAGCAATGACCGATTTAATCGTAGAACCTATGGGTGCGAAAGGATTTTGGATTGGATTCATTGTCGGACTAAGTTCAGCGGCAATTATGCTAAGCCTGAGACTACTCTGGATTCAAAAGCAGGATCAACAAGTCCAATTAGATTTCGCTTCAAAGTAA